Genomic segment of Cottoperca gobio chromosome 6, fCotGob3.1, whole genome shotgun sequence:
ctttcttaatgttTTCTTGTTCTCTATCATCATCTAAGGTTtgaattattatgattatttagTGTTTATATTGTGGTGCTTTCTTAAGACCTTTACAATTCACTGCAATAAAGCTCTATAGATATGAGCCTAGCTTATCATGCACCACAATTTGTCTCTCAAACTTGGTGTTATCGACTTGTATGTAGAGGCTTCAAAGTCAATATTATAGGTTTCTCTGGTAAGAGAATGAGTTGGAAGGTACTCTGCACTTCCACATGGCGCTGCTTCTCCACTCTGAAGTTCTCAAGCATCTGCAAAGATGAAAGATAATAAACACAGTTAATAGGTTGTGTAAATGCGCCGCAGAATACAGTGAAACGCCTCTTTATTCTCTGTATATCTCACGTGGATAAGGAAGATTTGCATCTCGGCCTCAGCTATTCTGCGTCCTAAACACTGACGGGGGCCGAAGCCGAAGCCCAGGCTTCTGAAGTAGTGCGTCTCTGTCCTCAGCCAGCGAGAGGGCTGATACTGCTCCGGACGAAAAAACACTTTGGGGTCTCTGCCCATTGCATACAGTCCTAACTGGACCAgagtctgaaaacacacaagcagTTTCTATAACAAtactcaaatacaaaacaataattagattatttatatttattttaactgcCTCTTACCCCAGCTGGGATGTGGTAGTTTTGAATAATGATATCTTCTGCTGTGTATCTTTGCAAGCTCACTGCAACTGGGTGTAACCTGAGGGATCAAAGTGAAAGATTTATATTAAATGAGAATTATTCATTTAGGAGATGACAGAATTGGGAAAATAACGAAATAGCTCATTTTCAGAACTAGGCTATGGGTTAGTCAGAGAAATATCATCTACAGCTCTGCAGTATCATTAATATCATCACATATCTGTCACTGCCATATTTTTCACCTCAGTGTTTCCTTCAAAGCTCCTTTGACCAACGGAATCCGCTTCAGCATCTCCAGCATGTCTCCCTGGCTTTCAGCTCGAGCTGCAGCCACCTCGgccctcagctcctcctggagGTTGGGGTACCTAGCTAGTTCATACAATGTCCACAGCAGCGTTATAgaagtctgaaacacacaaacagaatcaaGCAGAAAGCCAAAAACAAGTCCCATTCTGGAGAGTAAATGATCTTCATCAGTGTTTACTTACTGTATCTACGCCTCCTGCCATTAGCTCAGTGATGCTCGCCTTGATGTCTTCAATGGACAGCTTGTCCAGCATGAGCAGGCTAGCCAGGACTCCTGGGTATTTCTTTGGAGGGCCACCTTCCAGACGTAACTGCCTGTAGATGTTGTGGATGCAGCGGTCCGCTGATgcacaaaaaaagaatagaacTGAAATAAGAAACTGCACCATGTACAGTGCAAACCTAAAACTAGAAAGTGAACTGACACAACACTTAAAACGTTCATCCTCTGACTCCTACCTTGGTTGAAGATCCCATCCCAAGCCTCCACATGGTCGCGCCATACCTTCGCTCCAATCTGCCTCAACAGAGCAGGAGGTATGTACAGCATGGGTGAGGTAGTCTTGAACATGAGGGTGATGCAGTCAATAAAATGTTGAGCTTCAGGGTCGATGTAGTCCAGCATCAAACCTAGACGCTCTCCATACAGCACTGTGCTCACGGCTGTGTAAGACGGAGCAAACGTGAGACAAAGACAAGCAATATGTGAGAAAACAAGGGTGTTGACCTACACGGTGAGAGAAAGTAATTATAGTTGGATTTCAAGAGAGATAAAAGTCAGTCTTACACTCAAGTGCATATTTAAAGAGCTCTTGAGAGAGGTCAGTGGTCCATTTGTTCTGGCCATTTCGCGTTATTTTTTTGTGAATTCTGGCCACAAAATCCAGACCCACTTCATCCAGCAAAGGCACAAAGTTTTCCATCACCTTCGGGGAAATCACCTCCTTGTTGAGAATCACACGGTTTGATCTCCAGTCTTCTCCATTCCTGTGGGAAGAATGGATGTTAACTTAAACTACAAACAATAGGCACATTCTTATAAAACTCTTGGTTCCAGGAAAgtgacaaaaatatatataataatttacacAGGTAAAAGCGGTTAATACTATCACATACTTTAGTAAAACTCCATATTTGCGATTCCTGTAGTCTCTGTATGATGTCCATGCTTCAACTTTCAGCCTCTTAGGATAATGGCCCTCCGCTCTGAACAGGATAGCAGCATCTTCAGGATTGATGATGTTGACGCTTTCGTAATAACCTACTTTTTCTCTGACATACAGAAAGTcagaggggagaaagaaaagagggaacaAATGCCATGTCAGTCGCTTGTTTTCAGATAACATGGCCTTGTGAATTGTAAACTAAATTGTTTATATTTAGACAAGAACATTAATTTTAAACTTGTGACATCATTTGTTTAGTCTACTTATGTTTACCTAAGATAGATCGTAGACGACTAGTgtcattatatttaatatttatgcaAACTGCTTTGCCTTCCGTACCTGTAAATGGGTCCAAAAGTGTTGAAGTTCTGCAACATGATGCGGTGAAGGTTTTTGAAGCCATCCAGTTTCCAAAAGTTGTACAAGTTGGCCACCCCATTCTTCCACAGTCCAGGAATCTCACTGAAAGGCCTCATAGTGCTGTTGCTGTCTGAGTACGCCTGTCTGACCACCGGCATACTGCTGCTGCAACGCACACCTGTCGTCAGCTCTCCTATCCAGGACAGGGGCACCATCACCGGGCTGCGCCACACACTCCACCTGACCATCACGTCAACAAGAATTCTCCCTCTGCTCTACCTTCAGCAGCTACTCAGGCTCTCCTAGGGACATCTGCTGCAAAACAAGGGGGCTGGTCTAAAGAGTTGGCCCCCCTTGCTCTGTGGATCAAGGCTCTTCAGTTGACtctacagtagatagataggtaCAGTAATAGAATACACCGCAATGCAGTATGTCTGGGTACGTTGAGCTGTGTGACTTACTGAATGTTATCTTGTATCATAGCGCCCTGTAATCAtctttgtgtaaaatgtgagACTATGCCACTAAACATAAGGCCGTTAGAGCTCCAGAAAGTTTGTTGTCTTTGTAAACAAGCATTTGTTATGATTTGTGAAGAAAGACGAGGCCATAGCAGTCACTCAGTTTATACACAATCAACGTATACATGAAAAGCAGGCACTGTACAGTAAAAATTAaagatttaataaatatatatacaaatgctATTATATATGCTATTTCTTAAGAAGCGTTATGATTTCTTCGAGCTTCATGGCAGTCTGAATGTCTCCCTGTATTTTCAGTCTGCCAGTGGTGTAAGCAGCGAATGGTTGTAGCTCGCCCTGGAACATGGTCAGAAGGTCGCGGTCACTCATGCTCAGTGTCACATCTGGCTCTCTGCTCAAAGGCCCAGCTCCAGCTGCACCGCTGCCTACAGAACACACACGGAGCGATTGAAATATTTGATATTAATGCAACtgtacttttgttttgcttctaaCATTTGAGCAATTATTACACACATTTAGCACAACTTGAATTCAGTTGCTGGATTTATCTCAATAGCTCTTATAATTGTGGTATATTTACAGCGATATGTAAAACATCACCTTGGCTCAAATCCACATAGTAACTGTGATGTTGTCCATCTTCCGAGTTGACGTCAAACTGGAAGCATGCCCCGACCTGCTGGACCAAAGCTTCAGAGAGCAGGAGCTTGACCGCGTCAAGCAGCTCTTCAACAGAACCTGGTGTGGCCTTGACAGCCTGAGCtgcactgctgagctcatctgtgAACGTTAGGGTGTCCTCTGAGGAGGAAAAGCCACAGATGTATTACACAACATAATCAGAATGGGTACATGTTGTACAAAAATAGTTATGTGCGAGTGATGCCATACCTTGTTGAGGCTGTGAAATGCTACTGTGGCCCAGAAAGTGCATGGCCAACTGCTGAATGGGGCCAGTGAGGCCTTCCAGTCCAGGCACAGAGGGTGGCATGATGAGGGGTGCTGTGGGGCCTTCCCCTGGTGCTTTAAGTACAGATCCCAGGGTGAGCTCTACCCTGTCCACCTCCAGCCCCCAGGGTTGAGTCATCTCATTTATGTCCATCTGAACAGAAAAGTAAAGGATGTAAGTTTGACATGATTCAGTGAAAagccagcagagagaggaagttcAGTGTAGTCTCACCCCGAGATATTCTCCAAGTTTAACTCTCTGAGTTTGGATCTCCCTGACAGTCTTCTTGGCCAGGCTGTAGGTCAAAGCCTTGTGTGCAGTCATCCGAGTTGAGGCGTTCAGGTCCTGGACTGATAGTACTGACATGACGGGGTTCCAGATCCTGAACTGGATGTCTGCTCCCACTGACAACACACCGCCATCCAGAGTAATCACCTACAGGAGCAGAAATACCTTTTATATGAATGCAGGTCACCTAAACACACGGGTCAACATGTGTCACAATGCTAAGGAATGTAGAGACATCTTCTCCTCATTCTTAAAGCCGATTAAAAAAACTCATAACTGTGAAAAATGCTTAAACttataaaactaaatgtgtccATCAGACAtctatttgcatttaatttCGGAGGTTTAtgggaacaaacacacaagataaaaaacaaaacatttagcagacaaAAGATTTTTACTGGCATGAGAACATTTTCATAATACTTGCAGACAGCATGAGGTTGCATCTTTAGGTATCAACAGATGTGCTGTCACACTAATAATTTAGAGATCTCTCAGTATCAGTTTAGTTTCTCCAGTTTCACACTGATCAACGGTGCACCAAGAGTGCCACCTGTAGGACAAAGTAAGTCAAGACACGTTGTGTTTGCTGTAACCGTTCCACTTGTTCAAACTTCCTAATGCACTTTCAATGGATGTGATGGAGAGCAAACTCCACAGTGGTCTTTcgaaaaaatacattcaaaagtCTATCTGAAGCTTATATGACTGACTACTGTTTTAAGGAAACCGACCTTTAACGTTTGAAGACTTCATGTAAATTAAGCCTGCAGGGGAATGTAAGGGAAACTGCTGATCACAGTAGTTTTCTGCATTTCTTCAGTGTTTCAGCATGTAAGAACTTGAACAAGTTGATCCTCACAGTAAGTAACTAATTATAAAGTCAGTATAGTGGTTTACCTGGCAGGGAGGGATGTTGAAAGCACGGGTGCGCAGGTCTACTTTCTGCCACTGGTCAATGAGGGGCAGCACAAGGACAATACCAGGGCCCTTTGGAGGACCAACGCGACCCAGACGAAATGTTACTATCCTCTCGTAGTTAGGCACCGTCTACAAATAAAATGAGTCACAgttggttgtttttatttttagcaagTGAGTGGACATGCTGTGGGAGTACCTGAAGAGAGATCATTTCACCTTACCTTCAGTACAAACCATCCTGTTATAGGAAATGTTATGAAGGTGCAGATGTAGACGAAGAAGATGACAATCAGGTTGCAAATCCAGGACAGCCATCCTTGGGAGGTAtcttgaagaaaaagaaaaaggattctTAGTTTAAGGTATTTTCAGTAAATCAGTCAACCTCTGAAATCAGGTGTATGATGTCATGTGTCTTTAAGTGGAGCTTTTTtaaagtctgagaaaatgacTCAAGTTAGGATTGGCTGGAGACAGCAACATTTGAACAGAAAGCTTGCATTACAAACTGGaggtgtggagtttgaaagacagTGTTTGACACAAGGGCCTTAGGAAACATGCTATtgaattgcattatgggaagtgtaggatccagtgtttttggagttAAACACATCCTAGACTAAATTTCAGCAGGTTATACTCTCTAATTTAAACCATGCTGTCCCTGTCATCCAACCTTTGTTTAGTGCATGTTCAATGCTATGTAACGTGATGGGTCTGGGcacatgttttacatgttttatgttcAGAGTCTGTGAGTGTCTATTTGTGCGTTTCAGATGGGTGCAAGATACATTTACCTTGAggacaatacaaataaaagtaactttgaaacaaaaaacatgatgCACACCTAGTTCCTAATTTTTTTGTGTGGTTTGCCATTTATGATCAAACAATATAATGTATAGTGTTGATCATAAATGGCAAACCACTCATATTTAAACAGTGAAATAGTTCAAGGGAAATAccctttttattgtattataatatttgagGCTGGTTTCTTTGACTTCAGCCCACTGTCTCCCTCCTTATagacatttattatattctatagGCAATGACAGATAGCTACCAGTATAGTCGTGTTCAGAAACATTGGGGATGTTGTCAGATGAGAAGCCTTTGTGGAAGCCGCGCTGTGTGAAGCTGTCAGTGTCCACAAACAGGCCAGGAGTCCTGGGACAAGTGGAGTCTCTCTGAGGGAGCAGCTTATACGACTTGCTAAACATTGTTAGGTAAACAACTGTTATAAGCAACTTCAAATTAATTATCTGCTGCAGCTGTCAACCAAAACCGCCTGGTTTCTTACTTAAATGGACGCATTAGCCTTGCCAGCTAACCAGCGTAAAGTTCTTCCGTGTTTTGGTCCAGCTCTTCTTCTCGGTGTTTATTCACGGCTCGTAAATGTGTCCATTACTGCCACCTAACGTTACTGTAGCCCAGCTGGAGTTTACATCCAGGACATAGTCCCACGTTGATAAACCTTTAACTTTCAAAGTCTCCCGTTTACAATATGTTTGCAGTCAGGTGTTACTGGACTGGCTTCCACAGTCAAATGCAGGCTATGAGAGGTTACCCGAGGATGGAAGAATGCTTTACCAAATATTGTCCTATTGTCCTATTCCAGCAGACAAATCATATAAGATCCTGACCAGTATTGGACTTTTGAAGCCAATATCAAtgtttgagctttttttttttaatggtaacCTGTTACTACTTCTTACAACACATAACAAACAGTTTTCGATAACACAAAATGCAGACCAAAAGATATGTACTGAGTGAGTTAACAGTGACAAAATAACCTTGTGAGAGCTTTCTTCTAAATTATCTAAAACATATCTTGTTATTAATGCACTGCAATTTCTTGTTACACATTGGCTGGCAGTTAATAAATTATCTGTAATAAGCTAAAATTGTGTAATGGTCagactgtaaataataataataataataataataataataataataataataataataataataataataataataataataataataatctttatttgtatagcacctttcatacaagaattgcagcccaaagtgcttcacagcaaaaacataacaattagtacaagattagacagaataagagcatttacagtacaataatcacagtgtagatgtaaatgagtctgaagtaccattataaaaatagccgaattgaaatagcagataaaatagcagataaaatagcaggtaaaatagcagaattaaaataatataatatagcagaattaaaattgtataaaaatagctgaattaaaatagcagataaaatagcagaattaaaatataataaaataacattggaattcatgcctagtttccctatctgtggcGTACTTAACAACCCTACTGCTGGGaaaacacattcattacaccattcttgtagtCTTGCCAggtttttaagtgtttacaacTCTCCGCTCCATACTTGACCTTCATCAAAAACTCAAGTGGGCTTTCgacttctctggtcgatactttacttccctttgtccccgttgtacaaagtaagttcaaatacaatcgtcactgtgagtcccagatttcgtttatggtaaaaatccagataaaaccgttattaaacacgttggtttaaccttttcagtctaaggcaatatctgactactcgtcttctctgctgtgagaaGTATGAAATATCTCGTACGGTGTTCTCACCATCTTTGTTCATGCCAGCTTGGAGACACTTCTTTAGTCGACAAGCTTGGCATTGGTTCCGATGAGCCTTGTCAACGGGGCACCTGCCAGTTCCAGCTTGACACCTGCGATATTGACAAAAAGAGTTCGATTAGATAAGTACAATGTTAAAATAcgaataatgtttttttcacacTAGTTGTATTTCTCCATTGTACACATGGTATTCATGATTGGCTTATTAGACTCAATTGTTAACCTGTAGATGAGTCTTCGTCTCACACTGCGCTTGAAGAAGCCGCTGCAGCCGTTGCAGGCATAGATACCATAGTGTTTTCCACTGCTTGAATCAGAACACACTTTACAAAGCCGACTGTGGCCAAGTTCTTTATCTGGGACTGGACAATACGTTTTCCATATGCACATGGAATAAAGCATCTGTACATTCCAGgtgtgtttaaaatattgtacacacacagactacacTTTACCATCATTGCTGAAATTACTCACTAagtaatatacaatacatataattaCTGATCACTAGTTCTAGAATTACTGAGGTATTTTGTTCATGCAGGTTtttagctttttctttcttaatgttTTCTTGTTCTCTATCATCATCTAAGGTTtgaattattatgattatttagTGTTTATATTGTGGTGCTTTCTTAAGACCTTTACAATTCACTGCAATAAAGCTCTATAGATATGAGCCTAGCTTATCATGCACCACAATTTGTCTCTCAAACTTGGTGTTATCGACTTGTATGTAGAGACTTCAAAGTCAATATTATAGGTTTCTCTGGTAAGAGAATGAGTTGGAAGGTACTCTGCACTTCCACATGGCGCTGCTTCTCCACTCTGAAGTTCTCAAGCATCTGCAAAGATGAAAGATAATAAACACAGTTAATAGGTTGTGTAAATGCGCCGCAGAATACAGTGAAACGCCTCTTTATTCTCTGTATATCTCACGTGGATAAGGAAGATTTGCATCTCGGCCTCAGCTATTCTGCGTCCTAAACACTGACGGGGGCCGAAGCCGAAGCTCAGGCTTCTGAAGTAGTGCGTCTTTGTCCTCAGCCAGCGAGAGGGCTGATACTGCTCCggacaaaaaaacactttgggGTCTCTGCCCATTGCATACAGTCCTAACTGGACCAgagtctgaaaacacacaagcagTTTCTATAACAAtactcaaatacaaaacaataattagattatttatatttttaactgCCTCTTACCCCAGCTGGGATGTGGTAGTTTTGAATAATGATATCTTCTGCTGTGTATCTTTGCAAGCTCACTGCAACTGGGTGTAACCTGAGGGATCAAAGTGAAAGATTTATATTAAATGAGAATTATTAATTTAGGAGATGACAGAATTGGGAAAATAACGAAATAGCTCATTTTCAGAACTAGGCTATGGGTTAGTCAGAGAAATATCATCTACAGCTCTGCAGTATCATTAATATCATCACATATCTGTCACTGCCATATTTTTCACCTCAGTGTTTCCTTCAAAGCTCCTTTGACCAACGGAATCCGCTTCAGCATCTCCAGCATGTCTCCCTGGCTTTCAGCTCGAGCTGCAGCCACCTCGgccctcagctcctcctggagGTTGGGGTACCTAGCTAGTTCATACAATGTCCACAGCAGCGTTATAgaagtctgaaacacacaaacagaatcaaGCAGAAAGCCAAAAACAAGTCCCATTCTGGAGAGTAAATGATCTTCATCAGTGTTTACTTACTGTATCTACGCCTCCTGCCATTAGCTCAGTGATGCTCGCCTTGATGTCTTCAATGGACAGCTTGTCCAGCATGAGCAGGCTAGCCAGGACTCCTGGGTATTTCTTTGGAGGGCCACCTTCCAGACGTAACTGCCTGTAGATGTTGTGGATGCAGCGGTCCGCTGATgcacaaaaaaagaatagaacTGAAATAAGAAACTGCACCATGTACAGTGCAAACCTAAAACTAGAAAGTGAACTGACACAACACTTAAAACGTTCATCCTCTGACTCCTACCTTGGTTGAAGATCCCATCCCAAGCCTCCACATGGTCGCGCCATACCTTCGCTCCAATCTGCCTCAACAGAGCAGGAGGTATGTACAGCATGGGTGAGGTAGTCTTGAACATGAGGGTGATGCAGTCAATAAAATGTTGAGCTTCAGGGTCGATGTAGTCCAGCATCAAACCTAGACGCTCTCCATACAGCACTGTGCTCACGGCTGTGTAAGACGGAGCAAACGTGAGACAAAGACAAGCAATATGTGAGAAAACAAGGGTGTTGACCTACACGGTGAGAGAAAGTAATTATACTTGGATTTCAAGAGAGATAAAAGTCAGTCTTACACTCAAGTGCATATTTAAAGAGCTCTTGAGAGAGGTCAGTGGTCCATTTGTTCTGGCCATTTTGCGTTATCTTTTTGTGAATTCTGGCCACAAAATCCAGACCCACTTCATCCAGCAAAGGCACAAAGTTTTCCATCACCTTCGGGGAAATCACCTCCTTGTTGAGAATCACACGGTTTGATCTCCAGTCTTCTCCATTCCTGTGGGAAGAATGGATGTTAACGTAAACTACAAACAATAGGCACATTCTTATAAAACCCTTGGTTCCAGGAAAgtgacaaaaatatatataataatttacacAGGTAAAAGCGGTTAATACTATCACATACTTTAGTAAAACTCCATATTTGCGATTCCTGTAGTCTCTGTATGATGTCCATGCTTCAACTTTCAGCCTCTTAGGATAATGGCCCTCCGCTCTGAACAGGATAGCAGCATCTTCAGGATTGATGATGTTGACGCTTTCGTAATAACCTACTTTTTCTCTGACATACAGAAAGTcagaggggagaaagaaaagagggaacaAATGCCATGTCAGTCGCTTGTTTTCAAAGAACATGGCCTTGTGAATTGTAAACTAAATTGTTTATATTTAGACAAGAACATTAATTTCAAACTTGTGACATCATTTGTTTAGTCTACTTATGTTTACCTAAGATAGATCGTAGACGACTAGTgtcattatatttaatatttatgcaAACTGCTTTGCCTTCCGTACCTGTAAATGGGTCCAAAAGTGTTGAAGTTCTGCAACATGATGCGGTGAAGGTTTTTGAAGCCATCCAGTTTCCAAAAGTTGCACAAGTTGGCCACCCCATTCTTCCACAGTCCAGGAATCTCACTGAAAGGCCTGATAGTGCTGTTGCTGTATGAGTACGCCCGTCTGACCACCGGCATACTGCTGCTGCAGCGCACACCTGTCGTCAGCTCTCCTATCCAGGACAGGGGCACCATCACCGGGCTGCGCCACACACTCCACCTGACCATCACGTCAACAAGAATTCTCCCTCTGCTCTACCTTCAGCAGCTACTCAGGCTCTCCTAGGGACATCTGCTGCCAAACAAAGAGGCTAGTCTAAAGAATTGGACCCCCTTGCTCTGTGGATCAAGGCTCTTCAGTTGACtctacagtagatagataggtaCAGTaattgtaatagcaatttaaatgtctactgacaggacacacccaaatgtttcaaatcctgatcaaaacaaaagacaggacacacccaaatgtttcaaatcctgatcaaaacaaaagacaggacacacccaaatcctgatcaaactgtttaacatactgagacagaatattgagtgtatcacccaatactctgtttacataactattaccttacaagcatcaaagggcagtttggcccggccccctgtgttttttcatcacctcgtctccaaaccaaattgtataaaatgcctatgtgtcttcttccaacctgtgcccttccatagactacgctgtattctgtgcaactggtgccattttgtggccacaaataaatgcacaaagacaactctgtctctatcaccatgtatttgattttatatacatctctccagagtaaagcaggaaaacttccacaacaacttggtgtcagaagtgggatcatCGCAAGTTTCGTCTGGAACAGCAGGACGCTGGTGGTCGCGCCAGAATTCTTGAAATTCTCCTCTACCTCGACATCAAAATTAAGGGAAGAGAGGATCAGTGCCTGACTGGAACTGACCTAACTACGCATGATCCAACAAACTCAAATTCCTCCATAAACTCGGTGAgatgttatatttccattttttttaaatattaagcaaacctcatgacattttgtgaaagactgtAATCGTCGACGGACGAGAAGTAGGGAGTAAGAgtctcctgaggtagggagttagaatctcctgagaagtagggagtaagagtctcctgaggtagggagttagaatctcctgagaagTAAGGAGTTTAGAGTCTCCTGAGAGTTTAGTATGGgtgctaaacagtgtagggagttAGAAGCTCCTGAATGTCCGATCgcaaatgtcatgaggaagaaatatggtgaagacagTTTGTCAAATTTATCAATTT
This window contains:
- the LOC115009786 gene encoding cholesterol side-chain cleavage enzyme, mitochondrial-like isoform X1 codes for the protein MVRWSVWRSPVMVPLSWIGELTTGVRCSSSMPVVRQAYSDSNSTMRPFSEIPGLWKNGVANLYNFWKLDGFKNLHRIMLQNFNTFGPIYREKVGYYESVNIINPEDAAILFRAEGHYPKRLKVEAWTSYRDYRNRKYGVLLKNGEDWRSNRVILNKEVISPKVMENFVPLLDEVGLDFVARIHKKITRNGQNKWTTDLSQELFKYALESVSTVLYGERLGLMLDYIDPEAQHFIDCITLMFKTTSPMLYIPPALLRQIGAKVWRDHVEAWDGIFNQADRCIHNIYRQLRLEGGPPKKYPGVLASLLMLDKLSIEDIKASITELMAGGVDTTSITLLWTLYELARYPNLQEELRAEVAAARAESQGDMLEMLKRIPLVKGALKETLRLHPVAVSLQRYTAEDIIIQNYHIPAGTLVQLGLYAMGRDPKVFFRPEQYQPSRWLRTETHYFRSLGFGFGPRQCLGRRIAEAEMQIFLIHMLENFRVEKQRHVEVQSTFQLILLPEKPIILTLKPLHTSR
- the LOC115009786 gene encoding cholesterol side-chain cleavage enzyme, mitochondrial-like isoform X2 → MPVVRQAYSDSNSTMRPFSEIPGLWKNGVANLYNFWKLDGFKNLHRIMLQNFNTFGPIYREKVGYYESVNIINPEDAAILFRAEGHYPKRLKVEAWTSYRDYRNRKYGVLLKNGEDWRSNRVILNKEVISPKVMENFVPLLDEVGLDFVARIHKKITRNGQNKWTTDLSQELFKYALESVSTVLYGERLGLMLDYIDPEAQHFIDCITLMFKTTSPMLYIPPALLRQIGAKVWRDHVEAWDGIFNQADRCIHNIYRQLRLEGGPPKKYPGVLASLLMLDKLSIEDIKASITELMAGGVDTTSITLLWTLYELARYPNLQEELRAEVAAARAESQGDMLEMLKRIPLVKGALKETLRLHPVAVSLQRYTAEDIIIQNYHIPAGTLVQLGLYAMGRDPKVFFRPEQYQPSRWLRTETHYFRSLGFGFGPRQCLGRRIAEAEMQIFLIHMLENFRVEKQRHVEVQSTFQLILLPEKPIILTLKPLHTSR
- the stoml1 gene encoding stomatin-like protein 1 codes for the protein MFSKSYKLLPQRDSTCPRTPGLFVDTDSFTQRGFHKGFSSDNIPNVSEHDYTDTSQGWLSWICNLIVIFFVYICTFITFPITGWFVLKTVPNYERIVTFRLGRVGPPKGPGIVLVLPLIDQWQKVDLRTRAFNIPPCQVITLDGGVLSVGADIQFRIWNPVMSVLSVQDLNASTRMTAHKALTYSLAKKTVREIQTQRVKLGEYLGMDINEMTQPWGLEVDRVELTLGSVLKAPGEGPTAPLIMPPSVPGLEGLTGPIQQLAMHFLGHSSISQPQQEDTLTFTDELSSAAQAVKATPGSVEELLDAVKLLLSEALVQQVGACFQFDVNSEDGQHHSYYVDLSQGSGAAGAGPLSREPDVTLSMSDRDLLTMFQGELQPFAAYTTGRLKIQGDIQTAMKLEEIITLLKK
- the LOC115009785 gene encoding cholesterol side-chain cleavage enzyme, mitochondrial-like, with amino-acid sequence MVRWSVWRSPVMVPLSWIGELTTGVRCSSSMPVVRRAYSYSNSTIRPFSEIPGLWKNGVANLCNFWKLDGFKNLHRIMLQNFNTFGPIYREKVGYYESVNIINPEDAAILFRAEGHYPKRLKVEAWTSYRDYRNRKYGVLLKNGEDWRSNRVILNKEVISPKVMENFVPLLDEVGLDFVARIHKKITQNGQNKWTTDLSQELFKYALESVSTVLYGERLGLMLDYIDPEAQHFIDCITLMFKTTSPMLYIPPALLRQIGAKVWRDHVEAWDGIFNQADRCIHNIYRQLRLEGGPPKKYPGVLASLLMLDKLSIEDIKASITELMAGGVDTTSITLLWTLYELARYPNLQEELRAEVAAARAESQGDMLEMLKRIPLVKGALKETLRLHPVAVSLQRYTAEDIIIQNYHIPAGTLVQLGLYAMGRDPKVFFCPEQYQPSRWLRTKTHYFRSLSFGFGPRQCLGRRIAEAEMQIFLIHMLENFRVEKQRHVEVQSTFQLILLPEKPIILTLKSLHTSR